One region of Cheilinus undulatus linkage group 4, ASM1832078v1, whole genome shotgun sequence genomic DNA includes:
- the LOC121507821 gene encoding WASH complex subunit 2-like, with the protein MKLGVLVLLAMMALVPEADGRVSSKCELKAKLWEQIPQNLDDHQKKYVLAALINHLNKTTKLETKTIKRLPEPELPQVMIQGSEEWTDQETAMNEEATKDEPMQDEGHGSEETEDETNGDATADDATVDDTTADNAMADGEKKKVNDEEQYSEEMQNEGNGSEETEDETNGDATADDAMADGETKKVNDEEQYSEEMQNEGNGSEETEDETNGGETKNEVNDEGKYSGEMKGEGTQNEGNSSEEIEGEMNGEEMDKKTTEKATTTKATTTKATTKKATTKKATTIKATTKKATTIKATTKKATTTKATTTKATTKKATTTKATTKKATTTKATTKKATTTKATTKKSTTTKTATKKSTTTKATTKKATTTKATITKATTTKTATKKAAKDVTSEDARETGNKTAIGELTGNEENKATNADDGVADEEATNAKPSTNENTLKTEAAKRRRKRDVYKMTKKCNLMQRRLLERLNLCASFDEVAQTSAEDKQKDGVWTLNCYGIFGLSDGYFCKSGHRDSENVCKRDCSDFEDDDISDDIDCLMKTNYWLKLVQDSTTNVCDLEDFFDGCDD; encoded by the exons ATGAAGCTGGGAGTCCTGGTGCTGCTGGCCATGATGGCTCTGGTTCCTGAGGCAGACGGCCGGGTCAGCTCTAAATGTGAGCTAAAGGCCAAACTGTGGGAACAGATACCCCAAAACCTGGATGACCACCAGAAGAAATACGTCCTAGCAGCAC TGATCAATCATCTTAACAAGACAACTAAACTGGAAACCAAAACTATTAAGAGGCTGCCCGAACCAGAGTTACCACAGGTTATGATCCAAGGCTCTGAAGAATGGACCGATCAGGAAACTGCTATGAATGAAGAAGCAACAAAGGATGAACCAATGCAAGATGAAGGACATGGCAGTGAAGAAACAGAGGATGAAACAAACGGCGACGCAACAGCTGATGATGCAACAGTGGACGACACAACAGCCGACAACGCAATGgcagatggagagaaaaagaaagttaaCGATGAAGAACAATATTCTGAAGAAATGCAAAATGAAGGAAACGGCAGTGAAGAAACAGAGGATGAAACAAACGGCGACGCAACGGCCGATGACGCAATGGCAGATGGAGAGACAAAGAAAGTTAACGATGAAGAACAATATTCTGAAGAAATGCAAAATGAAGGAAACGGCAGTGAAGAAACAGAGGATGAAACGAACGGCggagagacaaaaaatgaagTTAACGATGAAGGAAAATATTCTGGAGAAATGAAGGGTGAAGGAACACAAAATGAAGGAAACAGCAGTGAAGAaatagagggtgaaatgaatggagaagaaatggacaaaaaaacaacGGAGAAAGCCACAACAACCAAAGCTACAACAACCAAAGCTACAACAAAGAAAGCTACAACGAAGAAAGCTACAACAATCAAAGCTACAACGAAGAAAGCTACAACAATCAAAGCTACAACGAAGAAAGCTACAACAACCAAAGCTACAACAACCAAAGCTACAACAAAGAAAGCTACAACAACCAAAGCTACAACAAAGAAAGCTACAACAACCAAAGCTACAACAAAGAAAGCTACAACAACCAAAGCTACAACAAAGAAATCCACAACAACCAAAACTGCAACGAAGAAATCCACAACAACCAAAGCTACAACGAAGAAAGCCACAACAACCAAAGCTACAATAACCAAAGCTACAACAACCAAAACTGCAACGAAGAAAGCTGCAAAAGATGTAACGAGTGAGGATgcaagagagacaggaaataaaacGGCAATTGGTGAATTAACAGGCAACGAAGAAAATAAGGCAACAAATGCTGATGACGGAGTTGCAGATGAAGAAGCAACAAATGCTAAACCATCAACCAATGAAAACACCTTAAAAACAGAAGCTGCCAAGAGAAGACGAAAGCGTGACGTTTACAAGATGACCAAGAAGTGCAACCTGATGCAACGGCGCCTTCTGGAGAGGTTGAACCTCTGCGCCAGTTTTGATGAAGTGGCGCAGACTTCGGCTGAAGACAAGCAAAAAGATGGAGTGTGGACGCTGAATTGTTACGGGATCTTTGGACTGAGTGATGGATACTTCTGCAAATCCGGACACCGTGACTCTGAAAACGTGTGCAAAAGAGACTGCAGTG ACTTCGAAGATGACGACATCTCTGATGACATTGATTGTCTGATGAAGACAAACTACTGGCT gaaacttGTTCAGGACTCCACCACGAACGTTTGTGACCTTGAGGATTTCTTTGATGGCTGTGACGACTGA